A portion of the Novosphingobium sp. KA1 genome contains these proteins:
- a CDS encoding sugar transferase codes for MNAPFSVTQQAGQRSEADDLLVAPSLERRRLQCYLALIVGDMAAVLVGFGLAGLLYDTADGASRSLVYAQVLLPIFLTLALYNGSYSTLSLREGWRGVLRAQVAMLVALAVVVFVQFLMKSSSEASRGAFSGGAILALVLMAWSRLQLRSFVTWRCGSNVINELIIDDGGPQLRLPGAIRISAAAMGLRADLTDPHALDRLGLALRNIDRVIISCPADRRMEWAMILKGANVDGEVLDDEVARLGAQGARVTANHGLLLVSAGPLGLRERAIKRLFDVTFAGIAVLALSPLMIAVALAVKLQDGGPVFFTQRRMGRGNRFFNMYKFRSMTQALCDRDGNQSASKDDQRITAVGRFIRRTSIDELPQLLNVLLGDMSVVGPRPHATGSLAGNKLFWEVDLRYWQRHSLKPGLSGLAQVRGYRGATDRESDLVNRLQSDLEYLEGWTILRDIQIVFLTLRVLVHDRAF; via the coding sequence GTGAACGCGCCTTTTTCAGTGACGCAACAAGCAGGGCAGCGGTCTGAAGCCGATGACCTCCTGGTTGCCCCCTCGCTCGAGCGGCGACGCCTGCAATGCTATCTGGCGCTGATCGTCGGTGACATGGCGGCGGTGCTGGTCGGATTCGGGCTGGCCGGCCTGCTCTACGATACCGCCGACGGCGCCTCGCGTTCGCTGGTGTACGCCCAGGTGCTGCTGCCGATCTTCCTGACCCTGGCGCTGTACAACGGTTCCTATTCGACCCTCTCGTTGCGCGAAGGCTGGCGCGGGGTGCTGCGGGCACAAGTGGCGATGCTTGTTGCGCTGGCGGTGGTCGTCTTTGTGCAGTTCCTGATGAAATCGTCGAGCGAGGCCTCACGCGGCGCCTTCAGCGGCGGAGCGATCCTGGCGCTGGTCCTGATGGCCTGGTCCCGGCTGCAACTGCGCAGTTTCGTCACCTGGCGCTGCGGATCGAACGTCATCAACGAACTGATCATCGATGACGGCGGCCCGCAATTGCGTCTGCCCGGCGCGATCCGGATTTCGGCGGCAGCCATGGGCTTGCGTGCCGACCTTACCGATCCCCATGCGCTCGACCGGCTCGGGCTGGCGCTGCGCAACATCGACAGGGTCATCATCAGCTGCCCGGCGGATCGCCGGATGGAATGGGCGATGATCCTCAAGGGCGCCAATGTCGACGGTGAAGTGCTCGATGATGAAGTGGCCCGCCTCGGTGCCCAGGGCGCGCGCGTCACTGCCAACCACGGGTTGCTGCTGGTATCGGCAGGGCCGCTGGGCCTGCGTGAGCGGGCGATCAAGCGCCTGTTCGACGTCACTTTCGCAGGCATCGCAGTTCTGGCGCTCTCGCCACTGATGATCGCGGTGGCCCTGGCGGTGAAGCTGCAGGACGGCGGGCCGGTGTTCTTCACCCAGCGCCGCATGGGTCGCGGCAACCGCTTCTTCAACATGTACAAGTTCCGCTCGATGACGCAGGCGCTGTGCGATCGGGATGGCAATCAGTCGGCCTCGAAGGACGACCAGCGGATCACTGCTGTCGGCCGTTTCATCCGCCGGACCAGCATCGACGAACTGCCGCAGCTGCTCAATGTCCTGTTGGGCGATATGAGCGTGGTCGGCCCGCGCCCCCACGCAACCGGTTCGCTGGCCGGCAACAAGCTGTTCTGGGAAGTCGACCTTCGTTACTGGCAGCGCCATTCGCTGAAGCCCGGGCTTTCGGGCCTGGCCCAGGTGCGCGGGTATCGCGGCGCCACCGATCGGGAATCCGACCTGGTCAACCGTCTCCAGTCGGATCTCGAGTATCTCGAGGGCTGGACCATCCTGCGGGATATCCAGATCGTGTTCCTCACGCTGCGCGTGCTTGTGCACGATCGCGCATTTTGA
- the lptE gene encoding LPS assembly lipoprotein LptE: protein MKRLSVLFGALLLSGCGLTPMYAGGGNGAVARGLADVQVAAIEGRAGWLVRNALVDKLGSDKGVTPRYRLDVRLDDKLEGFALLSDDTIGRERRTLRARYQLVDTSTGEIVLDATAASDAGIDVVSSDYATIAAEQTALENLSKDVATRIVTGVALRLRGDTRQ from the coding sequence GTGAAGCGTCTGAGCGTCCTTTTCGGAGCCCTGCTGCTCTCCGGCTGCGGCCTCACCCCGATGTATGCGGGGGGAGGCAACGGTGCTGTCGCGCGCGGCCTTGCCGATGTGCAGGTCGCCGCGATCGAGGGGCGGGCCGGCTGGCTGGTGCGCAATGCGCTGGTCGACAAGCTCGGCTCCGACAAGGGCGTCACCCCGAGGTACCGGCTCGATGTCCGCCTCGACGACAAGCTGGAAGGCTTCGCGCTGCTTTCGGACGATACGATCGGACGCGAACGCCGGACCCTGCGCGCGCGTTATCAGTTGGTGGATACCTCCACCGGCGAGATCGTGCTCGATGCGACGGCGGCTTCGGATGCGGGCATCGACGTCGTCTCGTCGGACTATGCGACGATCGCGGCGGAACAGACCGCGCTCGAAAATCTCTCCAAGGACGTCGCCACGCGCATCGTTACCGGGGTCGCGTTGCGGCTGCGGGGCGATACGCGGCAATGA
- the holA gene encoding DNA polymerase III subunit delta, translated as MKATRKDFAGMAARAAQQARVFFFCGPDEAGASDAAERIVSLLADPGERVEMAGAELRKDPVRLGDEARSNSLFGGTARHIWVRAQGDEAHDAVQILIENPVESYPVVIVATGATDKSRTAKLLAARNDGLAVMFHAPDLGTVTGAVRTLANGAGLKMGGELAERIARASGLDTRLARSEVNKLALYLDASAETPRPVTSADLDAIGASTEDDDFAPLVDAVLGGKRSAIGPELKRLHDMSINPVGLLLAFERRAAQLAGLNARLGRGGDVGALLEAESAARRVFWKDKPVLTVQLRIWRGPRLERLVARLVALHQTLLANSQDAELLLARGLLEIARIACLDVEHRTNRTS; from the coding sequence GTGAAGGCCACGCGCAAGGACTTTGCGGGCATGGCGGCGCGCGCCGCGCAGCAGGCCCGGGTCTTCTTCTTCTGTGGCCCCGACGAAGCCGGGGCAAGCGATGCGGCGGAAAGGATCGTCTCGCTGCTTGCCGATCCCGGCGAGCGTGTCGAGATGGCGGGCGCGGAACTGCGCAAGGATCCGGTCCGGCTGGGAGATGAGGCGCGCTCGAATTCGCTGTTCGGCGGCACTGCCCGGCATATCTGGGTCCGCGCGCAAGGCGACGAGGCGCACGATGCCGTGCAGATCCTTATCGAGAACCCGGTCGAATCCTATCCGGTGGTGATTGTCGCCACCGGCGCCACCGACAAGTCCCGCACCGCCAAGTTGCTGGCCGCGCGTAATGACGGGCTGGCGGTGATGTTCCACGCCCCCGATCTCGGCACGGTCACCGGCGCGGTGCGCACGCTGGCCAACGGGGCCGGACTCAAGATGGGGGGCGAACTGGCCGAACGGATCGCGCGGGCCTCGGGCCTCGACACCCGGCTGGCGCGCTCGGAAGTCAACAAGCTTGCTCTCTACCTCGATGCCAGCGCCGAAACGCCTCGGCCGGTCACTTCGGCCGATCTCGACGCCATCGGCGCTTCCACCGAGGACGACGACTTCGCGCCGCTGGTCGACGCCGTGCTGGGGGGCAAACGCAGCGCGATCGGGCCCGAACTGAAGCGCTTGCATGACATGAGCATCAATCCGGTCGGCCTGCTGCTGGCATTCGAGCGCCGGGCCGCGCAGCTTGCCGGCCTCAACGCCCGTCTCGGCCGGGGGGGCGATGTCGGCGCCCTGCTCGAAGCAGAATCTGCCGCGCGGCGCGTGTTCTGGAAAGACAAGCCGGTGTTGACGGTGCAATTGCGCATATGGCGCGGCCCCCGGCTCGAACGTCTGGTAGCCCGACTTGTTGCATTGCATCAAACACTTCTTGCCAATAGTCAGGATGCAGAACTTCTTCTTGCGCGCGGATTGCTCGAAATCGCCAGAATCGCGTGTCTCGATGTTGAACATCGGACAAATAGAACGTCTTAG
- a CDS encoding right-handed parallel beta-helix repeat-containing protein, with the protein MSQDFLARGMAAAQRRDLASTQAGQGAALIGTEDGRTVTACLADFKGALTLKAFGARGDGTTSDHTALLSLSNRSDTIIVPPGNYLIDNSTVRQINYFRGRLICSPGVTFTFTDKSQRGLHFYGGSPKLSGLRLTTRDAPLSRELNAPMLCIDEASDVVIDDLEIVRSAGAGALFRLCSGFQGTNIRIRNTLADGLDFFNSSKIALTNFLSENTGDDGLAFLSYTSLAQSYDIVARNIIVKNSDTRGISVVGPERVIIDGFTVESTRGTGVIVYQDTANGLRQPGNVKISNGIIKDAGQRLVSGTYSGNRYGIEIANCGDADFLNIHIENCAASGFVSSNTQPSVLTSRNVRVKTSGDKGFHVSVPSGGAWHHDGCETIDTQGHGFNSTVAVGGIMTFGTRIVRQGAMAGGGNGVNNRAISDSIGGAVAGRSTVIIDNQAANTGYIYYNDGNGNGSVGDFDFTTSSGYYAFQQNANNIALQGIRRSKRSNQLTQVSGSIALSGTRGEQDYFTTAALTGALDIVLPTFGLWHNAEFSLSRFDTSGSYAVTFKSGSTTIAAIEAGGNPAKMVVRYDSVNNLWRKAGRYDLSNRLEPVRPGNGRTVPAVKMRDRAQARAA; encoded by the coding sequence ATGTCCCAAGATTTCCTTGCCCGCGGCATGGCTGCGGCGCAGCGCCGTGACCTTGCCTCGACTCAAGCCGGTCAGGGTGCCGCACTGATCGGCACCGAGGATGGCCGCACGGTCACCGCCTGCCTCGCCGACTTCAAGGGAGCCCTGACGCTCAAGGCGTTCGGCGCCCGGGGGGACGGCACCACATCCGACCATACCGCCCTGCTCTCGCTGTCGAACCGCTCGGACACCATCATCGTCCCGCCCGGCAACTACCTCATCGACAACAGCACCGTCCGCCAGATCAACTACTTTCGCGGCAGGCTGATCTGCTCGCCGGGCGTGACGTTCACGTTCACCGACAAGAGCCAGCGCGGCCTTCACTTCTATGGCGGATCGCCCAAGCTGTCCGGACTGCGGCTCACCACCCGCGATGCACCGCTCAGCCGCGAACTCAACGCACCGATGCTCTGCATCGACGAGGCCAGCGACGTCGTGATCGACGATCTCGAGATCGTGCGCTCGGCCGGTGCAGGAGCGTTGTTCCGCCTTTGCTCCGGCTTCCAGGGAACAAACATCCGCATCCGCAACACGCTGGCGGACGGGCTGGACTTCTTCAATTCGAGCAAGATCGCGCTGACCAATTTCCTTTCGGAAAACACCGGTGACGACGGCCTGGCGTTTCTTTCCTACACGTCGCTGGCGCAGTCCTACGACATCGTCGCGCGCAACATCATTGTGAAGAACAGCGATACCCGCGGCATCAGCGTGGTTGGCCCGGAGCGCGTGATCATCGATGGTTTCACGGTGGAATCGACGCGCGGGACCGGCGTAATCGTCTACCAGGACACCGCGAACGGCCTGCGTCAGCCGGGCAATGTGAAGATCTCGAACGGCATCATCAAGGATGCCGGACAGCGGCTCGTGTCCGGCACCTACAGCGGCAATCGATACGGGATCGAGATCGCCAATTGCGGCGACGCCGACTTCCTCAACATCCACATCGAGAATTGCGCCGCGTCCGGCTTCGTCTCGTCCAACACGCAGCCATCCGTGCTCACCAGCCGCAACGTCCGGGTCAAGACAAGCGGCGACAAGGGCTTCCACGTTTCGGTACCCAGCGGCGGGGCCTGGCACCATGATGGCTGCGAAACGATCGACACGCAGGGACACGGCTTCAATTCCACGGTCGCGGTGGGCGGCATCATGACTTTCGGCACCCGCATCGTCCGGCAAGGCGCAATGGCCGGGGGCGGCAACGGCGTCAACAATCGCGCCATATCCGACAGCATCGGCGGCGCGGTGGCGGGACGATCGACCGTGATCATCGACAACCAGGCGGCCAACACCGGCTACATCTACTACAACGATGGCAATGGCAACGGCAGCGTGGGCGACTTCGACTTCACCACCTCGAGCGGTTATTACGCCTTCCAGCAGAACGCCAACAACATAGCGCTCCAGGGCATCCGGCGCAGCAAGCGCAGCAACCAGCTCACGCAAGTGTCGGGCAGCATCGCGCTCAGCGGCACGCGCGGCGAACAGGACTACTTCACGACCGCTGCCCTGACCGGCGCGCTCGACATCGTGCTGCCCACCTTCGGCCTCTGGCACAACGCCGAGTTCTCGCTATCCCGCTTCGACACGAGCGGCAGCTATGCGGTCACCTTCAAGTCGGGAAGCACCACGATTGCCGCGATCGAAGCCGGCGGCAATCCGGCAAAGATGGTGGTGCGCTACGACAGCGTGAACAACCTGTGGCGCAAGGCCGGTCGATACGATCTCTCAAACAGGCTGGAACCAGTGCGCCCCGGCAATGGGCGCACTGTACCCGCCGTCAAAATGCGCGATCGTGCACAAGCACGCGCAGCGTGA
- the leuS gene encoding leucine--tRNA ligase, which yields MTERFDPAQADTRWQAAWDEAQCFKADDTSSKPRSFVLEMFPYPSGRIHIGHVRNYTMGDVLARYKRMTGHEVLHPMGWDAFGMPAENAAMEKGVHPGGWTRENIANMKAQLKRLGFALDWSREIATCEPEYYGHEQALFIDLYENGLVYRKESAVNWDPVDQTVLANEQVIDGRGWRSGALVEKRKLSQWFLKITDFADELLEGLSTLDKWPEKVRTMQENWIGKSQGLQFTFDLTAEIGGIGSVEVYSTRPDTIFGASFVAVAADHPIAQAAAVGRPEVEDFIALCKQGGTTAAELETAEKLGFDTGVKARHPFTGADLPVFIANFVLMDYGTGAVMAVPGHDQRDFEFATKYGLPILRVVAASEADADKPFEGESEAGDGVCVHSDFLNGMAVKDAKAAVIARAEAEGWGEGKTVWRLRDWGVSRQRYWGTPIPFIHCEVCGVVPVPKKHLPVTLPEDVDFSTPGNPLVRHPTWKHVDCPQCGHAARRETDTLDTFVDSSWYFLRFASQPEDRPFDPAKIAEWLPVEQYIGGIEHAILHLLYARFWTRALARIGKVEVKEPFASLFTQGMVTHETYSRVNAANGQPIYFAPSEIDRTSDGATLKADGAAVEVGRVIKMSKSKKNVVDPDEIVATYGADAIRWFMLSDSPPERDLPWSEAGIEGCGRFVQRLWRLFAQYDAAAEGEDKAIDRKVHQTVAAVASDIESLGFNKAVARIYELTGAVEKAAPSASRSNAIRTVLLLVSPMMPHLAEEAFATFGEGLVAQAAWPEVDPALLVEDEVTVAVQVKGKLRDTLIVAKGTSKEELEALALASEKVQRALDGAEVRKVIVVPDRLVNLVA from the coding sequence ATGACCGAGCGGTTCGACCCGGCTCAGGCGGACACGCGCTGGCAGGCTGCGTGGGACGAAGCCCAGTGCTTCAAGGCTGACGATACCTCGTCGAAGCCCCGCAGCTTCGTGCTTGAGATGTTCCCCTATCCCTCGGGGCGCATCCACATCGGCCACGTGCGCAACTACACGATGGGCGACGTGCTGGCGCGCTACAAGCGCATGACCGGCCACGAAGTGCTCCATCCGATGGGTTGGGACGCCTTCGGCATGCCCGCCGAGAACGCGGCCATGGAAAAGGGCGTGCACCCGGGCGGCTGGACGCGCGAGAACATCGCGAACATGAAGGCGCAGCTCAAGCGCCTCGGCTTCGCGCTGGACTGGAGCCGCGAGATCGCCACCTGCGAGCCGGAATACTACGGCCACGAGCAGGCGCTGTTCATCGATCTTTATGAAAACGGCCTGGTCTACCGCAAGGAATCGGCGGTCAACTGGGATCCGGTCGACCAGACCGTGCTCGCCAACGAGCAGGTGATCGACGGGCGCGGCTGGCGCTCGGGCGCGCTGGTGGAGAAGCGCAAGCTCTCCCAGTGGTTCCTCAAGATCACCGACTTTGCCGACGAGCTGCTGGAAGGCCTCTCCACCCTCGACAAGTGGCCCGAGAAGGTCCGCACGATGCAGGAAAACTGGATCGGCAAGTCGCAAGGCCTGCAGTTCACGTTCGATCTGACCGCAGAAATCGGCGGCATCGGTTCGGTGGAAGTCTACTCGACCCGTCCGGACACGATCTTCGGCGCCAGCTTCGTGGCCGTCGCTGCCGATCACCCGATCGCGCAGGCGGCTGCCGTCGGCCGCCCCGAGGTCGAGGACTTCATCGCGCTGTGCAAGCAGGGCGGCACCACTGCGGCCGAACTTGAAACGGCGGAGAAGCTGGGCTTCGATACCGGCGTCAAGGCCAGGCATCCGTTCACCGGCGCCGACCTGCCGGTCTTTATCGCCAACTTCGTGCTGATGGACTACGGCACCGGCGCGGTCATGGCGGTTCCGGGCCACGACCAGCGCGACTTCGAGTTCGCCACCAAGTACGGCCTGCCGATCCTGCGCGTCGTCGCGGCGAGCGAGGCCGATGCCGACAAGCCCTTCGAAGGCGAATCCGAGGCCGGTGACGGCGTCTGCGTCCATTCCGACTTCCTCAACGGCATGGCCGTGAAGGACGCCAAGGCCGCGGTCATCGCGCGCGCCGAGGCGGAAGGCTGGGGCGAGGGCAAGACCGTGTGGCGCCTGCGCGACTGGGGCGTCTCGCGCCAGCGCTACTGGGGCACGCCGATCCCGTTCATCCACTGCGAGGTTTGCGGCGTGGTGCCGGTGCCCAAGAAGCACCTGCCGGTCACCCTGCCCGAGGACGTCGATTTTTCGACCCCCGGCAATCCGCTGGTGCGCCACCCGACCTGGAAGCATGTCGATTGTCCGCAGTGTGGCCACGCCGCCCGCCGCGAGACCGACACGCTCGACACCTTTGTCGATTCCTCGTGGTACTTCCTGCGCTTCGCCAGCCAGCCCGAGGATCGTCCGTTCGATCCGGCGAAGATCGCCGAATGGCTGCCGGTGGAGCAGTACATCGGCGGCATCGAGCATGCGATCCTGCACTTGCTCTATGCCCGCTTCTGGACGCGCGCGCTGGCCCGCATCGGCAAGGTCGAGGTGAAGGAGCCCTTCGCCAGCCTGTTCACGCAGGGCATGGTTACGCACGAGACGTATTCGCGCGTCAACGCGGCCAATGGCCAGCCCATCTACTTCGCCCCGAGCGAGATCGACCGCACCTCCGATGGCGCGACGCTGAAGGCTGACGGTGCCGCTGTCGAAGTCGGCCGCGTCATCAAGATGTCGAAGTCGAAGAAGAACGTCGTCGACCCCGACGAGATCGTCGCGACTTACGGCGCCGACGCGATCCGCTGGTTCATGCTGTCCGACAGCCCGCCGGAGCGCGATCTGCCCTGGTCTGAAGCCGGCATCGAGGGCTGCGGCCGCTTCGTCCAGCGCCTGTGGCGTCTGTTTGCCCAGTACGACGCTGCGGCCGAGGGCGAGGACAAGGCAATCGACCGCAAGGTCCACCAGACGGTGGCCGCTGTTGCCTCGGACATCGAATCGCTGGGCTTCAACAAGGCCGTGGCGCGCATCTACGAACTGACCGGCGCGGTCGAGAAGGCTGCCCCTTCGGCCAGCCGCTCGAACGCGATCCGCACGGTTCTGCTGCTCGTCTCGCCGATGATGCCGCACCTCGCCGAAGAAGCCTTCGCGACTTTCGGGGAAGGTCTCGTGGCGCAGGCGGCATGGCCCGAAGTCGATCCGGCACTGCTGGTCGAGGACGAGGTGACCGTGGCCGTTCAGGTGAAGGGCAAGCTGCGCGATACCCTGATCGTGGCCAAGGGCACGTCGAAGGAAGAGCTTGAAGCGCTTGCCCTTGCCAGCGAGAAAGTGCAGCGTGCACTCGATGGTGCCGAGGTGAGGAAAGTGATCGTCGTACCCGACCGTCTGGTGAATCTCGTCGCGTGA